The following proteins are encoded in a genomic region of Desulfosporosinus youngiae DSM 17734:
- a CDS encoding cell wall-binding repeat-containing protein codes for MKKKKQKLLNSCLAVAVALSATLAPGVANAATPDAVTRIGGYDQYATAALMAQKGWTGTSDSVVLSAGMTYSLVDALAAGPLAAKLKAPILLTDNGTTLNASAKAQLLRLKPTKVYITSGTAVIRQSVLDEIRAMGITPVELGGYDQYETSVNIAKEMANQGVNISKVVVAAGWLSPADALSIAPIAAAQGMPILTTTQGQLPASVKTYLDGIDDNVKNSYVVGGAAVVSDAVKGALPGKVSRHAGQTKYDTNVEILKSFAKHYKNDKVYVANGETLVDALSVVPLAAASGSPVVLVNQELGNATRDFVKLNMSTDDMVAVGGEVVVPSAGMSALTSAVAYSIDSETVGSTDKTTPMVLTDNVQLTGDNITLQNAQANYSVYVKGDNITLNNLTVKGTVFVDPGETGSATLDGVTAANIVVLSGASDSIHIKNTTAGVLTVDSSSNVRVEATGTTSIGDTVVRTFAIIDANGGSMGTVTITSTPGQDPVVELRGTFTEPVVVEGQVSLQAAAGAVVPSVIIKTENADQKVTLSGSFKAVEVQSQGKLALADNTVVETMKTTAKVDITIPSGSSIGSLDSGSTGTLVSGGGKVNGKNTSSTPSAPPSTGTGGSSGGGSGGGNSGGGDTPAAKAKVTSLTGATISGTQISISPSADVFKQPNIKVDQNATMKLSVVRSGSEYNLGSWALTNSSSGNDIFSVSNASNLNVLSTLTILRDTGIQSSEIFDAIDFHAVLTAAQGMTEANKNKVYDSIAAIFSQASGTSSSTAFYQALNLPGIYAAADTSTKNAIEDIVDAAIPAGVTVSASHLLGSSSAQAVANITQAGKMNLFVSGIDFQELFDELSTSPQKEAIFTAINFTAMYNAIEALPSGNKLQVYINMANIYQAALTVDTTDGINFGALIQLMITDQNVVKLTLTNSNGTTTYTVVKGS; via the coding sequence ATGAAAAAGAAAAAGCAAAAACTGCTAAACAGTTGTTTGGCAGTGGCTGTCGCTTTGTCGGCAACCCTAGCTCCCGGTGTTGCAAACGCAGCGACGCCGGACGCAGTGACCAGGATTGGCGGGTATGACCAGTACGCCACAGCTGCCTTAATGGCACAAAAAGGTTGGACGGGAACCAGCGATAGTGTCGTTCTTTCAGCAGGAATGACCTACTCCCTTGTGGATGCTCTCGCAGCAGGACCGTTAGCCGCTAAATTAAAAGCGCCGATCCTTTTGACTGATAACGGGACAACCTTAAATGCATCGGCTAAAGCACAATTGCTTCGTCTTAAGCCCACTAAGGTTTATATCACAAGCGGTACAGCAGTCATTAGGCAATCCGTTCTTGATGAAATCCGCGCCATGGGCATCACTCCGGTTGAGCTCGGCGGGTATGATCAATATGAAACATCCGTCAACATTGCCAAGGAAATGGCAAATCAGGGGGTCAACATCTCTAAGGTAGTCGTTGCGGCCGGCTGGTTAAGTCCGGCAGATGCCCTTTCTATTGCCCCTATTGCTGCAGCCCAGGGAATGCCGATCTTAACCACGACCCAGGGACAACTTCCTGCTTCTGTGAAAACTTATCTTGACGGCATTGATGATAACGTCAAAAACTCCTATGTCGTTGGTGGAGCAGCAGTCGTTTCCGATGCGGTCAAGGGAGCATTGCCGGGTAAGGTCAGCCGGCATGCAGGCCAAACCAAGTATGACACGAACGTCGAAATTCTAAAGAGCTTTGCTAAACATTATAAAAATGACAAAGTATATGTCGCTAATGGGGAAACCTTAGTTGATGCCTTATCTGTTGTACCACTGGCTGCGGCAAGTGGATCCCCTGTTGTATTGGTCAATCAAGAATTGGGTAATGCGACCAGGGACTTTGTCAAGTTGAACATGTCAACTGACGATATGGTCGCAGTGGGCGGAGAGGTGGTTGTTCCTTCAGCAGGAATGAGCGCCTTGACCTCAGCTGTTGCCTATTCAATAGATAGCGAAACAGTCGGATCAACGGACAAGACCACTCCAATGGTACTTACGGATAATGTTCAGCTTACAGGAGACAACATAACACTGCAAAATGCTCAGGCCAATTACAGCGTTTATGTTAAGGGAGATAATATTACCCTGAATAACCTAACAGTCAAAGGGACTGTCTTTGTAGATCCCGGCGAGACAGGATCCGCCACCTTAGACGGTGTAACTGCTGCCAATATTGTGGTCCTCTCGGGTGCATCTGACAGTATCCACATCAAAAATACAACCGCAGGCGTCCTTACGGTTGACAGCAGCAGCAATGTTCGTGTTGAAGCAACAGGAACCACCTCAATCGGTGACACCGTGGTTCGAACCTTTGCAATTATCGACGCCAACGGCGGCTCTATGGGGACAGTGACTATTACAAGTACACCAGGACAGGATCCCGTGGTCGAGTTAAGAGGGACCTTTACTGAGCCGGTCGTGGTTGAAGGTCAGGTTTCTTTGCAAGCTGCGGCAGGCGCTGTTGTACCATCCGTTATTATTAAAACAGAGAATGCTGATCAAAAAGTAACCTTATCCGGAAGCTTTAAAGCGGTGGAAGTCCAATCTCAAGGGAAACTGGCTTTAGCAGACAATACTGTTGTTGAAACTATGAAAACCACTGCCAAAGTTGATATTACGATTCCGAGCGGTTCCAGTATCGGCAGCCTGGACTCGGGTTCCACAGGTACACTTGTTAGCGGCGGCGGAAAAGTTAACGGAAAGAATACAAGTTCAACCCCTAGTGCTCCTCCATCGACAGGAACTGGCGGCAGCAGTGGCGGCGGTAGTGGCGGTGGTAATAGTGGCGGCGGAGATACTCCAGCTGCAAAAGCTAAAGTGACTTCCCTCACAGGCGCTACCATCAGTGGAACTCAGATTTCAATTTCTCCTAGCGCTGACGTATTTAAACAACCAAACATAAAGGTTGATCAAAATGCTACTATGAAACTGAGTGTAGTAAGGTCTGGGTCGGAATATAATTTAGGTTCTTGGGCTTTAACTAATTCTTCTTCTGGTAATGACATTTTTTCAGTGAGTAATGCCAGTAACTTAAATGTCCTATCAACCCTAACTATTCTTAGGGATACTGGAATCCAAAGCTCGGAGATTTTCGATGCTATAGACTTTCATGCAGTATTGACAGCGGCGCAAGGGATGACTGAGGCTAATAAGAATAAAGTATACGATAGCATTGCCGCTATATTTAGCCAAGCAAGTGGTACTTCTTCAAGCACTGCATTTTACCAAGCTCTCAATCTACCGGGTATTTACGCTGCTGCCGATACATCTACAAAAAACGCCATTGAGGATATCGTTGATGCAGCCATACCCGCTGGGGTAACTGTATCTGCTAGTCATTTGTTAGGAAGTTCATCAGCGCAAGCAGTTGCGAATATAACTCAGGCTGGTAAGATGAATTTATTCGTTAGCGGTATTGACTTCCAAGAGCTATTTGATGAGTTATCCACTTCACCTCAAAAAGAGGCTATTTTCACTGCGATCAACTTCACTGCAATGTACAATGCGATTGAAGCATTACCATCCGGGAATAAACTTCAAGTGTATATTAACATGGCCAATATTTATCAAGCTGCTTTAACGGTCGATACAACCGATGGTATCAATTTTGGTGCCTTAATCCAGTTAATGATCACAGATCAAAATGTTGTCAAATTGACCTTGACTAACTCAAATGGAACCACGACTTATACAGTCGTTAAAGGTTCGTAA
- a CDS encoding Rne/Rng family ribonuclease, with translation MIRLKNERVRKEIVFQTQPQGQGPQSGSQTIRAAVFEHGELMEVFEEEGGSSHMVGNIYRGRVENILPGMQAAFVDVGLDKNAFLYVGDAVPSRFEEDEKVSPSVHERIENVLKPRQELLVQITKEPVGTKGARISVNLTLPGRYVVLLPQVSYIAVSRKLVDNTERTRLRDLAAASKPEGMGVIVRTLAEGIDGEEIAEDIARLVAFWQALQPKIPHVSVPGLVHKDVDLISRLIRDWVDHDVEKITVDNTEVAKTLRKALAEIEHPAARQIYVITGEDLFAKYGVDDEIRKTLRSKVWLKSGGYLVIQQTEALIVIDVNTGKYVGQRSLEETVVHTNLEAAHEIARQLRLRNLGGIIIIDFIDMATEEAQKQVIEALETACARDKTKSQVLGLTQLGLVEMTRKKVGQTLAVRYTSPCPNCDGSGRV, from the coding sequence GTGATTCGATTGAAAAATGAACGGGTGCGTAAAGAAATCGTTTTTCAAACCCAACCCCAAGGCCAAGGCCCCCAATCCGGATCCCAAACTATACGGGCGGCTGTCTTTGAGCATGGCGAACTTATGGAAGTGTTCGAGGAAGAGGGCGGGTCGTCCCATATGGTGGGGAATATTTATCGGGGACGGGTAGAGAATATCCTTCCCGGCATGCAGGCTGCTTTTGTGGATGTTGGTTTAGATAAGAACGCCTTTCTGTATGTGGGAGATGCTGTTCCGTCCCGCTTTGAAGAAGATGAAAAGGTTTCTCCAAGTGTTCACGAGCGGATCGAGAATGTCCTTAAGCCCCGCCAGGAGCTTTTAGTTCAAATTACGAAAGAACCCGTGGGGACAAAAGGGGCCCGGATTAGTGTTAATCTTACCCTTCCCGGGCGGTATGTTGTTTTGTTGCCCCAGGTGAGTTATATTGCGGTATCTCGTAAGCTTGTCGATAATACTGAACGGACGCGTCTGAGGGATCTGGCGGCTGCCTCCAAGCCTGAGGGGATGGGGGTCATCGTCCGAACTCTGGCTGAAGGGATTGATGGGGAGGAGATAGCGGAGGATATTGCCCGACTCGTGGCTTTCTGGCAAGCCTTACAACCAAAAATCCCCCATGTTTCCGTACCCGGTCTTGTACATAAAGATGTCGATCTTATTAGTCGTTTGATCCGTGACTGGGTTGATCATGATGTGGAAAAGATCACTGTCGACAACACTGAAGTCGCTAAAACACTGCGTAAAGCTTTGGCAGAAATTGAACATCCGGCCGCCAGGCAGATCTATGTTATCACCGGAGAGGATCTGTTTGCCAAGTATGGTGTTGATGATGAAATCCGTAAAACCTTACGGAGTAAGGTCTGGCTAAAAAGCGGAGGTTATCTGGTAATCCAACAGACGGAAGCCTTGATCGTCATCGATGTGAATACCGGAAAATATGTAGGGCAGCGTTCTTTAGAGGAAACTGTCGTCCATACGAACCTTGAAGCCGCCCATGAGATTGCCCGCCAATTACGGCTGAGAAATCTAGGTGGAATCATCATTATTGATTTTATTGATATGGCGACGGAAGAAGCACAGAAACAGGTCATTGAGGCGCTGGAGACTGCCTGTGCCCGGGATAAGACAAAGTCCCAGGTGTTGGGGCTGACTCAGCTCGGACTCGTAGAAATGACCCGGAAGAAAGTGGGTCAGACCTTGGCGGTTCGATATACCTCGCCTTGTCCGAACTGTGATGGAAGCGGAAGAGTATAA
- a CDS encoding TIGR03936 family radical SAM-associated protein yields MRLRIAYTKIEDARYIAHLDLTRVFERAIRRAGIHMSYSEGFNPRPKISFGFALAVGTEGEREYVDVDLQQEMDLGEVLARVQEQLPPGIRLLQGRALDQGAKSLMAVLNAASYRIRVPMALPIQAERLQEAVKAWLGREHVTYSRYSKKGPTDKDIRPWIKQLEAKIQGDEVIFELEVEMGNSGSVRPEEVLASLRELENLPIELDELQVIRTGVHVSYEGGKKSPLGEL; encoded by the coding sequence ATGCGGCTGAGAATCGCCTATACAAAAATTGAAGATGCCAGGTATATCGCACACCTTGACCTGACAAGGGTGTTTGAACGTGCGATCCGACGGGCTGGAATCCATATGAGTTATTCAGAAGGGTTTAACCCCCGTCCCAAAATTTCCTTCGGCTTTGCCCTAGCGGTCGGAACGGAAGGAGAACGGGAATACGTAGACGTCGATCTCCAACAAGAGATGGATCTGGGAGAAGTTCTGGCGCGGGTTCAGGAACAATTGCCTCCAGGAATCCGGCTCTTGCAAGGGCGTGCCTTGGATCAAGGCGCTAAATCTTTAATGGCAGTCCTCAATGCCGCCAGTTATCGGATACGCGTGCCCATGGCTTTGCCCATTCAAGCAGAACGGCTGCAGGAAGCAGTGAAGGCCTGGCTGGGCCGGGAACATGTCACCTATTCCCGCTATTCCAAAAAAGGGCCGACAGATAAGGATATCCGCCCGTGGATCAAGCAGTTGGAAGCTAAAATCCAAGGGGATGAGGTTATTTTCGAACTGGAAGTTGAAATGGGGAATTCCGGAAGCGTCCGGCCGGAGGAAGTCCTGGCCAGTCTCAGAGAACTTGAAAATTTGCCCATTGAGTTAGATGAGCTGCAGGTTATTCGGACGGGGGTTCATGTGAGCTATGAGGGCGGGAAGAAGTCGCCGCTTGGGGAGCTGTGA
- a CDS encoding TIGR03960 family B12-binding radical SAM protein, which translates to MSNTTAAGIRRQVERFLPKVLKPSRYIGSEWNVIKKDWDKTEVQMVFAFPDVYEVGMSHLGTRILYHLVNSFPEFLCERVFAPWVDMEKEMRAREIPLYALESFKPLKAFDVVGFTLQYEMSFTNILNMLDLAGIPMRTEERGPEDPWIIAGGPCAYNPEPLVEFIDFFLIGESEEQLPEVLRLVAEQKKNPVSRQDFLRKVAQVQGVYVPGFYQVTYKPDGRIERIEAEAGVPAVVEKAIVADLDQAFYPTHPVVPYLEIVHDRMMLEVMRGCSRGCRFCQAGMIYRPVRERSPETLLKQTEELVRSTGYDQIALTSLSTGDYTCIQPVIHNILEKHSTEGVGVSLPSLRVDSFDVDLAETVQKARKSGITFAPEAGTQRLRDVINKGVNEENLLNAAEAAFKKGWSTIKLYFMVGLPTETQEDIDGIVDLAKKVANLGTKLGRRNITVTISTSVFVPKSHTPFQWEPQEAGSSVELKQKYLREKLRDRRLKYNYHDVTTSYLEAVFAKGDRRLAPLLEWAVKRGCRFDGWSEQFQYDVWMEGFKELGIDPRFYANRAMDYDDILPWEHIGSGVSKRFLVEEHHRALQEAKTIDCRYEDCTGCGVCPGRGVQIELKG; encoded by the coding sequence ATGAGTAATACTACCGCGGCGGGTATACGCCGGCAGGTCGAACGCTTTTTGCCTAAAGTCTTGAAACCTAGCCGATATATCGGATCAGAATGGAATGTCATAAAAAAAGATTGGGATAAAACCGAAGTGCAGATGGTTTTTGCCTTTCCGGATGTGTACGAAGTGGGAATGTCCCATCTAGGAACCCGTATCCTTTACCACCTGGTCAATTCTTTCCCGGAATTTCTCTGTGAAAGAGTTTTTGCCCCTTGGGTGGATATGGAAAAGGAAATGCGCGCTCGGGAAATCCCCCTCTACGCCCTGGAGTCCTTTAAACCACTCAAAGCCTTTGATGTAGTCGGATTTACTCTTCAGTATGAAATGAGTTTTACCAATATCCTCAACATGCTGGACTTAGCCGGAATCCCCATGCGGACAGAGGAACGCGGACCAGAGGACCCTTGGATTATCGCCGGAGGTCCCTGCGCCTATAACCCTGAACCTCTGGTTGAATTTATTGACTTTTTCCTCATCGGAGAAAGTGAAGAGCAATTGCCGGAAGTGCTTCGCTTAGTGGCGGAGCAGAAGAAAAACCCTGTTTCCCGGCAGGACTTTTTACGGAAAGTCGCCCAGGTCCAAGGGGTTTACGTCCCCGGCTTCTACCAGGTAACCTATAAACCGGACGGCCGAATTGAAAGAATTGAGGCTGAAGCGGGTGTTCCGGCGGTAGTAGAGAAGGCCATCGTTGCAGACTTGGATCAAGCCTTTTACCCCACCCATCCGGTAGTCCCCTACTTAGAGATTGTCCATGACCGAATGATGCTGGAAGTCATGCGGGGCTGCTCGCGGGGTTGCCGTTTCTGCCAAGCGGGTATGATTTACCGGCCGGTTCGAGAACGTTCGCCGGAAACCCTTCTCAAGCAAACGGAGGAATTGGTGCGGTCTACAGGCTACGATCAAATAGCCCTCACCTCCCTGTCCACTGGAGATTACACCTGTATTCAGCCCGTGATTCATAACATCCTGGAAAAGCATAGCACTGAAGGAGTTGGAGTTTCCCTCCCGTCACTGCGAGTCGACTCCTTTGATGTGGATTTAGCCGAGACAGTGCAAAAGGCTCGTAAATCCGGCATAACCTTTGCTCCGGAAGCAGGAACCCAGCGCTTGCGTGACGTTATTAACAAAGGTGTCAATGAAGAAAATCTCTTAAATGCGGCAGAAGCAGCCTTCAAAAAGGGATGGTCGACCATTAAGCTCTACTTTATGGTTGGCTTGCCGACGGAGACTCAGGAAGACATCGATGGAATTGTTGATTTAGCCAAGAAAGTTGCTAATCTGGGAACCAAGCTGGGACGCCGAAATATCACAGTGACGATCTCGACCAGTGTTTTTGTTCCGAAAAGCCATACCCCCTTTCAATGGGAACCTCAGGAAGCAGGCTCTTCCGTGGAACTAAAGCAAAAATACTTGAGAGAGAAATTGAGAGATCGACGCTTAAAATATAACTATCACGATGTTACCACAAGTTATCTGGAAGCCGTCTTTGCCAAAGGGGACCGCAGGCTGGCCCCACTCCTGGAATGGGCGGTCAAACGCGGATGTCGTTTTGATGGATGGTCTGAGCAATTCCAATACGATGTGTGGATGGAAGGTTTCAAAGAACTGGGAATCGACCCTCGTTTTTACGCTAACCGAGCCATGGATTATGATGACATCTTACCTTGGGAGCATATAGGAAGCGGTGTGTCGAAACGGTTTTTAGTCGAAGAACACCATCGGGCGCTGCAGGAAGCAAAGACCATCGACTGTCGATATGAGGATTGTACCGGGTGCGGAGTTTGCCCGGGCAGAGGGGTTCAGATTGAGTTGAAAGGGTGA
- a CDS encoding M50 family metallopeptidase — MELFKLSGVSIRIHPSFLVVLLLYGVLGLAAQALLVFTLVLGHELAHLLVAKAYGFKVEGLELFPFGGAAYCDGLFEGRKLEESIMALAGPAFNVILLFIAQTLRWNGLWAGEFADNFVRYNLWLAAFNLIPVLPLDGGRVVRALCSEGFGFVRTTKFLAGAGKWLGVIFALYGIVLGVRGKFSDGPLFFLILGGFFWFAGTKEISAAHITFLRHLTRKKEDLMKRGLMRSIWLTVQKNTPLVRIVEEFTPDRYAMVNLANDKMGMEKILTETDIVEGMLREGIRFPVGKL, encoded by the coding sequence ATGGAGCTTTTTAAACTATCCGGGGTGAGCATCCGAATCCATCCCTCATTTCTTGTCGTTTTGCTGCTCTATGGAGTCCTGGGTTTAGCCGCCCAGGCTCTTCTGGTCTTTACCTTGGTACTAGGGCACGAATTAGCGCATCTTTTAGTGGCTAAAGCCTATGGCTTTAAAGTCGAAGGCTTAGAACTGTTTCCCTTTGGAGGAGCTGCTTATTGTGACGGCCTCTTTGAAGGAAGGAAACTTGAGGAGAGCATTATGGCCCTGGCAGGTCCGGCCTTTAACGTTATCTTGCTTTTTATCGCTCAAACTTTGCGCTGGAATGGGTTGTGGGCGGGTGAATTCGCTGACAACTTTGTGCGGTATAACCTTTGGCTGGCAGCCTTTAACTTAATTCCCGTTTTGCCCTTAGATGGCGGGCGGGTCGTGAGGGCTCTTTGCTCGGAAGGGTTTGGATTCGTGCGAACCACCAAGTTTTTAGCCGGGGCCGGCAAATGGCTGGGGGTGATCTTTGCCCTTTATGGCATCGTTTTAGGAGTTAGGGGTAAGTTCTCAGATGGCCCGCTTTTCTTTCTGATTTTAGGGGGATTCTTCTGGTTCGCCGGCACAAAGGAAATATCTGCAGCTCATATCACCTTTCTTCGGCACTTAACTCGTAAGAAAGAGGATCTAATGAAACGAGGATTAATGCGCAGTATTTGGCTGACCGTTCAGAAAAATACTCCCCTCGTGCGAATCGTCGAGGAATTCACCCCGGACCGCTACGCCATGGTCAACCTTGCCAATGACAAAATGGGGATGGAGAAGATTCTTACCGAGACGGATATTGTGGAAGGAATGCTGCGGGAGGGAATCCGCTTCCCGGTCGGCAAACTATAA
- a CDS encoding murein hydrolase activator EnvC family protein gives MNPFERWDDWEWERAIHEVGKEQGRGKSSPRDTRYGRHRTPAKRGWEDFFNHWNGVQKRTILAALLFLMVFFSANGSDRVSLAVHSVYRGAMDSGNYYTALNNMAKEALSLGGIPNESVPVDLKMKGKFLPPISGPVMAGFGEVGSDDSVHQGLDVGSSLGVPVFAPAGGVVTLVGEDPRLGKLVKIDFGDGWTTVLGNLGEILVQKGQRVEKGQTVGTVGLSAPLKKPWLHFELRKNDQPLNPIPYLIPPEAKN, from the coding sequence ATGAATCCTTTTGAACGCTGGGATGATTGGGAATGGGAACGGGCAATCCATGAAGTAGGAAAAGAACAGGGGCGGGGCAAATCGAGCCCGCGCGATACCCGGTACGGACGTCACCGGACTCCGGCCAAGAGGGGATGGGAGGATTTCTTTAATCATTGGAATGGCGTACAGAAGCGGACCATTCTAGCCGCGCTGTTATTCCTGATGGTGTTCTTCAGTGCCAATGGTTCGGATCGTGTTTCTTTAGCCGTTCATTCCGTATATCGGGGAGCAATGGATTCCGGAAACTATTACACGGCCCTTAACAATATGGCTAAAGAAGCCTTATCCTTAGGCGGGATTCCTAACGAAAGTGTTCCAGTCGATCTTAAAATGAAAGGAAAATTCTTACCGCCCATTTCCGGGCCGGTTATGGCCGGGTTTGGAGAGGTAGGAAGCGATGATTCAGTCCATCAAGGGCTGGATGTGGGAAGTTCTTTAGGGGTTCCCGTCTTTGCGCCTGCCGGTGGGGTTGTAACCCTGGTCGGGGAAGATCCCCGGTTGGGTAAATTGGTGAAAATCGATTTTGGTGACGGCTGGACCACAGTGCTTGGAAATCTCGGCGAAATTTTGGTGCAAAAAGGTCAGCGGGTTGAGAAAGGACAGACCGTCGGGACCGTCGGACTTTCCGCCCCTCTCAAAAAGCCCTGGCTGCATTTTGAACTAAGAAAAAATGACCAACCCCTCAATCCGATCCCCTATCTTATTCCGCCGGAGGCCAAGAACTGA
- the rodA gene encoding rod shape-determining protein RodA: MDKRALRNLDLLFILFTILLLAASLLILSTASINVIKSVPLHYVRTQTIWILTGTVIAITIAAIDYRKWRHFRWWIYGFNLLLLLIVIFFGDTAKGATRWIYITESIGIQPSEFAKIFIILTLGDFLAERKGKLNNFKDFIPPFLFVLVPMLLIFKQPDLGTTLVFVAIFIGMMFVAGANPYKFGGLLLGGAVIVGIALWLHFADDLPGWLQWAQGLPLPLQEYQLNRLIIFMDPAADKTGDGWHILQSLWAIGSGGLWGKGYRMGTQGQLNFLPEHHTDFVFSVVGEEFGFIGTITLLFLFLIFLLRGISIAVKAQDSYGMLIAAGIVSMFTFHILVNVGMTSGIMPVTGIPLPLISAGGSAMWANMASIGLLLSVNLRHRRMMF, encoded by the coding sequence TTGGATAAACGAGCATTAAGGAACCTCGACTTACTATTTATCCTGTTTACCATACTGTTATTAGCGGCCAGCCTTTTGATCCTGAGCACGGCTTCAATTAATGTCATTAAATCCGTTCCTCTGCATTATGTTCGGACTCAAACAATCTGGATCTTGACGGGGACTGTGATTGCAATAACCATAGCAGCCATCGATTATCGAAAATGGCGGCATTTCCGATGGTGGATTTATGGCTTTAATTTGCTCTTACTCCTGATTGTCATCTTTTTTGGAGACACAGCCAAAGGCGCTACCCGCTGGATTTATATAACTGAAAGTATAGGAATCCAGCCCTCCGAGTTTGCCAAGATCTTTATCATTCTTACCCTGGGAGACTTTTTAGCGGAACGAAAAGGAAAACTCAATAATTTCAAGGATTTCATACCGCCCTTTTTGTTTGTCTTGGTGCCTATGCTCCTCATCTTTAAACAACCGGACCTTGGGACAACCTTAGTTTTTGTGGCCATATTTATAGGGATGATGTTCGTTGCGGGAGCAAACCCTTATAAATTCGGGGGCCTGTTATTGGGAGGAGCCGTTATCGTAGGAATCGCACTTTGGCTGCACTTTGCCGATGACTTACCCGGGTGGCTGCAATGGGCTCAAGGACTCCCTCTTCCCTTGCAGGAATATCAGTTAAACCGCCTGATTATCTTCATGGATCCGGCGGCCGATAAGACAGGAGACGGATGGCATATTCTGCAATCTCTTTGGGCGATCGGATCAGGTGGTTTATGGGGAAAAGGCTATCGCATGGGAACACAGGGTCAGCTGAACTTCCTGCCGGAACACCACACTGACTTTGTTTTTTCAGTCGTGGGAGAAGAGTTCGGCTTTATCGGTACTATCACCTTACTTTTTCTCTTCCTGATTTTTCTTTTGCGCGGCATCAGTATCGCTGTGAAAGCGCAGGATTCGTATGGAATGTTGATTGCTGCCGGGATTGTTTCCATGTTCACCTTTCATATTCTTGTCAATGTCGGAATGACCTCCGGGATCATGCCCGTCACAGGAATTCCACTCCCCCTCATTAGTGCCGGGGGCAGTGCCATGTGGGCCAACATGGCCTCGATTGGACTCTTGTTAAGTGTCAATTTAAGGCATCGAAGGATGATGTTCTAG
- the minE gene encoding cell division topological specificity factor MinE encodes MLEFINRMLGRESASSKTVAKERLRLVLVHDRASISPAMLNQLREDLVRVISNYMEIDENALECNLCQDDREVALVANIPVVKMKRDYAAKG; translated from the coding sequence TTGTTAGAATTTATTAACCGAATGCTTGGCAGGGAAAGTGCCTCGAGCAAGACGGTGGCAAAAGAACGTCTAAGGCTCGTCTTAGTGCATGACCGCGCCAGCATTTCACCCGCCATGCTCAACCAATTAAGGGAAGACTTAGTCAGAGTGATCTCCAACTACATGGAGATCGATGAAAATGCACTCGAGTGTAATCTCTGCCAGGATGATCGGGAAGTGGCCTTAGTTGCTAACATTCCGGTCGTGAAAATGAAGCGGGATTATGCCGCCAAAGGGTAG
- the minD gene encoding septum site-determining protein MinD has product MGEIIVVTSGKGGVGKTTTSANIGTGLANNGHKVVLVDTDIGLRNLDVVLGLENRIVYDLVDVTSGNCRLKQALIKDKRFTNLFLLPAAQTKDKTAVNPEQMKALCNELKAEFDYAIIDCPAGIEQGFRNAIAGADRAVVVCTPEVSAVRDADRIIGLLEASELRNPKLIINRLRPDMVKRGDMMDISDILDILAIELIGVVPEDESIVVSTNKGEPAVMDQGSKAGEAYRRITKRIQGEDVPLMNLEVPTGIMDRLKRLIGMR; this is encoded by the coding sequence ATGGGTGAGATAATCGTAGTAACTTCTGGAAAAGGGGGCGTAGGCAAGACGACGACATCGGCTAATATTGGCACAGGCTTAGCAAATAATGGACACAAAGTCGTTCTTGTCGATACAGATATCGGTTTGCGTAACCTTGATGTGGTCTTAGGCTTGGAAAACCGTATCGTTTACGACCTGGTTGATGTAACCAGTGGAAACTGCCGCTTAAAGCAAGCTCTCATTAAAGATAAACGTTTTACAAATCTCTTTTTGCTCCCCGCAGCCCAAACGAAGGATAAAACAGCCGTTAATCCGGAACAGATGAAAGCATTATGCAACGAACTCAAAGCAGAATTTGATTATGCGATCATTGACTGTCCGGCCGGCATCGAACAAGGATTCCGCAATGCGATTGCCGGTGCGGACCGGGCGGTTGTCGTTTGTACCCCCGAAGTGAGCGCCGTTCGTGACGCGGACCGTATTATCGGGTTACTGGAAGCCTCGGAGCTGAGAAATCCAAAACTGATTATTAACCGTCTTCGCCCGGATATGGTGAAACGCGGGGACATGATGGATATCTCAGATATCCTGGATATTTTGGCAATCGAACTGATTGGTGTGGTTCCCGAAGACGAGAGTATCGTGGTTTCTACAAACAAGGGAGAACCCGCAGTGATGGACCAAGGATCAAAGGCGGGAGAGGCTTACCGGCGAATTACAAAACGAATTCAAGGGGAAGACGTCCCCCTGATGAACCTTGAAGTACCTACAGGAATTATGGATAGACTCAAGCGACTCATTGGTATGCGTTGA